gcgcgcccattctctctctctccctctatctgtctttctctctgtgtctgtcgctctcaaataaataaataaaaaaaaaattaaaaaaaaatatatatattgtttctaTCTTATTATCTATCATTCTATTCAGTTTGTAGTGAGCTTGCTACCTAAGTCTTctgtatactttttttgtttttatttttatttatttatttgagagcaatggggggggcgggagagaatgaatgaatgaatgggtgctccagagcctcagaccactgcaaatgaactccagacacgtgtgcccccttgtgcatctggctaatgtgggtcctggggaattgagcctcaaaccgaggtccttaggcttcacagacaagcgcttaactgctaagccatctctccagcccttctgtatgTTTTTAATTAGTCCCTTTTTGTACATTTCTAGAActaaaatttctttccttttcttctcattctcctctttgaggtagggtcttgttgtagcccaggctgttctggaatttgatgtgtagtctcaggcttgctttgaactcacagcaatccttctacctcagactcctgagtgctagaattaaaggcatgtagcactATTGCCAGCTAACTAAACTTTCTAGATAAAAGTGTATATGAACTTTTAAAGGTTTTTTGGTGTTAATGCTACTAAATTGCCCATTAAAAAGAAtagctcagggctagagagatggcttagcagttagggtctttgcctgcaaagccaaaggacctcagttcgataccctagaacccatgtaagccagatgcacaaggtgtcacatgcgtctggaatttgttcacagtggctggaggccctggttcgccctctctctctctacctgccttaccctctcttattctctcaaataaataaataaaattaaaacaaaagaataccTCATTTACTTTTAGCAAGAGCCCATTATGTTACCATAGTGAGATCGACTTACAATCTTTGTCTAAGATACCTCATTGCTTCAGTGTGTAGTGGTATAATTTCTAAAAGTTTGCATGTAGGCTCTAAAAGCAAGTTTCCTAAtaactatttttctttaaaggaaCTTAAGAAGTATGGAGTGACAACTGTGGTTCGAGTTTGTGATGCTACTTATGATAAAGCTCCagttgaaaaggaaggaatccacGTTCTAGTGAGTTTTCATAGTGTGTTTAGTTTTTGCTACAAATAAGTTGTACTTTCAAACATAGATACTGATCAAACTTGGTAGCCAGTAGTTTGGATTTTGAAGTGTATAATGGAATATACAGCACTGTTAGCAGtctgttaaatattttttgattaatATATTGGCAATTTTGTACATTTGTGCCCTTTGAATTTGTAAATGCGGAGTGTTTTcaataaataaaggcaaaaagtacatatttctagaaatgaaaatttgCATTTTGCCTTTAGGACAGAAATGGAGCATTTAGTTTTGGTTTCTAGGCAACTGATTTGAATGTACTAAAGTTATTTCCATTAGACATTCTTAACTCACATATGGAAGTACCCTCTGCCATTTTTCAGTAGCAGATTAGTTAATACTGTGTGGATCATTTGTCGAGGACAAAAAGATGGGGATTGTAGGGAGGCATTTCACTACAGAATGATCAGCATAGTTTGATATTTGAAACCCTGTCTGAAATACCTGGAGAGACAGAAATTAAGCTTGAATACAAGTTAATTACTCTGTATTGTGAACCTGTTCTTTAGTGGGTAGATGAGAAATACACTTGTTTTGGTATATGGCAGAGTGAAAAAATGACTTTGGGTTGACCATAGTCTGTTTCAGTTAGTAATGTTGGTAAACACcttcatgaaatagaaataaactaaAGAATCTGAACTACTTTGTAGAAGATAATGGTGGATCTGAGATTTAGTCTAACTCTTTAAATttagctttctttcctttttaaaattttagtttagttttatttatttactgagagtggcagacagggagaaagaggcagagagagagagagagaataagaatgggtacaccagggcctctagccactgcaaatgaactccaagtgtatgcaccatcttgtgcatctggcttacatgggtcctggggaatcaagtctcgaaccagggtccttcttaggcttcataggcaagtgcttaactgctaagtcatctctccatcccctctctattttattattttattttttatttattagagacagagagggggagggggagaatatgggcgctccagggcctctagctacatgaaccaccatgtgcttctggagaattgaacttgggtccttaggtttcacaggcaagtgccttaaccactaaaccatctctcgagccctagttttctttcttttttttttttttttcatttctttttcttttctttctggatttTTCGAgtagggtagggtcttgcccaggctgacctgaaattcattatataatctcagggtgtccttgaactcaaggccatcctccttcctctgcctcatgaatgctgggattaaaggtgtgcatcactgtgctaggctttttttttttttttttttttttccttcttccccttgaggtagggtcacactctagaccaggctttcactatgaagtctcaggctgcctcctgagtgctggcattaaaggcatgtgttaccacactcagcttaaatttagctgtttttttgttttaagtagcTGTGATGAGATAAACTTAAAGACCCAATTTAAgcttaaaaaacaagcaaacaaaaaaattgcctAGTGTAAAGTTGGGATTACCTTTTCCTGCATAGATTTAAGATGgaattaatttacattttctcaGTAAGGAGGTTTTGGAACATGTCAGTATAAGAGGATATCCCCCAAATAAGACCTTTCTATCCTTTAATTGCCCTTGAAAATCAAAGGCAAATTGGAATAGGCTAATGGTTTCAACAATGTTAGTTTGGGGTTCTGATATTTCTAAATGAATAATGCTTTTCAgggtgaggaaatggctcagcagttaaaggcatttacttgtaaagcctgccagcctgggttcaactccctagccactcatataaagccaaatgggcattttgtttgtagcagcaagagaccctgccatgtCCGCATGTGTGTGCACGGCTATCCTACTtggacctcccaagtgctagaattaagtTATGTACCACCAAACCCAacttaaaaacagaaatttttTTATATGAGTAAGGGCAGCATACTTtgtgctttgtttcttttcttttttttttttttttttaaaatttttgttcatttttatttatttgagagtgacagacacagagagaaagacagatagagggagagagtaaatgggcgcgccagggcttccagcccctgcaaacgaactccagacgcgtgcgcccccttgtgcatctggctaacgtgggacctggggaaccgagcctcgaaccggggtccttaggcttcacaggcaagcgcttaaccgctaagccatctctccagcccatgtttcttaACTAAGTACATTTTAGGGATTAGAGGAAGTAAACTCTTGGCTAAGGTGCTTActggtctttaattttttttgaggtagggtcttactctagctcaggctgacctggaattcactatgtagtctgagcgagggtggccttgaactcacggtgatcctcctatttatgcctcctgagtgctggaattaaaggtgtgcactaccatggttttttttgaggcaaggtgtcCCAatggctcagggtgaccttggcACACTTTGTAGACCctggccagcctcaaactcatgttgatctacctacctttgcctcctgagtgcacctggctttttttttctttaataaattagTTATTGAGTTGAGGGAGAAATAATaatttgtgaggtttatttaggggaaacaGGTATCTAGGAAAAGGTTGGGgtacacacatgagagagagatggaacataaAAACCCCTTAAGTAACAGACCAgataagaaatagtgaaggacttaCAGATGAAAGATAAATCTGATATATAatcagagtgagatgctaccccaaagcatgacacagatagatgtcaagaagaaaaatacccaagCAAAGGTAAGtatctctctcccccgcccccagccatGCTGGTCCCAGCTGGGAAGGAGAAACAAACTCAGTTTCCTGTGGATGTTCAGATCAGGTCACAGGACTAAATGAAGAGAGCCAGTGAGAGAGGTGCTGGATAAAAGAGGGCCTGGCCATGTGGGTAACCTTTTCCATATCAGCCATCCAATCAGGGTGAGCCTAGTCTTCAGGCTCAAGTGTATAAGTAGGCCTGGTCTGACCCAGAGGAGCCAAGAGCTGATCTGTTTGTGGACTCAGGGCTGATGTGGGGAGGCCTCTTTAGGAAGTTCTTGCTGGGTGTgtcactggcagccatcttggagagacagagtcagactcAAGTTTAAGTTTTGCCATGATGGGCAGatggcatctccttgttccctCTTTGTGTTTCTGTCCTTTACTGCCTGAGAGAAGCTTGCTATCATCTACTGCTCCTTTATTTCCCCCACTTAGAAGCAACTCACAGCTGCTGTTGGAGGAAATGGGGTGATGACAGAATGGGGTTGCAGAGTGTAGTAGAGTGTCTCCCAGAGGAGAGCTATGAAGAAGCCCAATAGAGACTTGTAAGCCAGTACAAGGTCTCGGCACCATTCATATGTAggactttcttctgtctttttttttccttttggcccTGAGAAAACATTTAGTGACCAACATAGCAGTTCAAGGCAATAGGatatgattttgtctttttggGATGAGGTGGTAAAGAAAATCAGGAtcaacatctttattttattttattatattatttttttcaacatcttttttaaattaattaaattatttgtttactttttgaggtagggcatcgctgtagtccagactgacctgaattcactatgtagtctcaggtggcctcgaactcaacagtgatcatcctacctctgcctcccgagtgctgggattaaaggtgtatgccaccgcgcctggctggCTGTCGTcttgaaaagaaattttaagtcTTTTGTGGGTTCTGTCATGTGAGAAGCCTCTTGATAGGAGTCTAGGTCTTTAGGATGAACTTGTACTGGTTCACTATCTTAAGTCAGTTGATTCTTCCTTTCAGTGCCCACACTTCAGGATTCTCCCATtttaaatgaaatggaaaaaggattttttttcccccagagctcCCCCCACCCAATCTGCTGCCTAGAACCAGGGTTTTAAGAGGGGTTTAAGCCTCTGGTGGAGCTTTTGTCTAATTGGTGCCTTTTGCACCCCaggtattttaataatttaatcacCTGATCAATCTCTTTTTAGGAAGAGCTTTATTATAGTGTGTTCTTAATCTGATATAGGCTCTAAGCAAGCTTGATGGTTGTCTTATATACTTGAAAGAGTTTGTAATTTGATCAGGTACCTTAAGATTCAATTTACCCATTTGATCCCTCAGTCTAGCAAAAGATTCTGTCTGACAAGtagctaattatttatttatttggttactgGTCTTATATCAACAGTTGAACTCTGAAGTGATATTTATGACAACATTGACTGCCATTTAATTTTGAGGTGTAATTGACAGTGACAGTTCAAATGTATTATGCTGTGATGGCTAATGGGCTGCGTAAAGTGTTCTAGTAATAAGTCTAGAATCAGTTTATTATTGCTCTGctgcttttctctcctttttctttgctAGTCTCAAtgtcgccttttttttttttttttttttttcaaggtaggctcttgtttAGCCAGGCtaaactatgtagtttcagggtgtcctcgaactcacagcagccctcctacctctgcttcttgagtgctagaattaaagacatacaccaccatgcctcgctCTTGGGATAACTTTTCAACACTGATCAGAATTGTGTTGCTAATAGGTATATGTGTggttggggagataactcagcaggtAAGACCATTTGCTGGCCAAGCTTGAGTGCTAGAGAGGGCCTGACTTACCCTGAATTCGATTCACTAGCAACCATGTTAGTTGCTGGGCATTGCCActtaggcctataatcccagtcttGTAGAGGGCATAGAACAGTTGCCAGTGTTGCAAAaatgacagctccaggttcagaaagaggctctgtctcaaggaagcaagtggatgagtgatagagaaagataaCCAATGTTTTCTGggctttgcacacacatgcatgcacacatgtacattcaTGCAAACAAAACTATATATGACAAAGTTCATTCAGTTaggcctgcctttttttttttttttaatacagtttACAGCTTCTCTGTATTAGGATATTAGCCCCTAAAGCATATCAACTTAATGTAAGAAGTCCTTTCTTTTCAGGATTGGCCATTTGATGATGGAGCTCCACCCCCTAATCAGATTGTAGATGATTGGCTGAACCTGTTAAAATCCAAATTTCGTGAAGAGCCAGGTTGCTGTGTTGCAGTGCATTGTGTTGCTGGCTTAGGAAGGTAAACTGTCACACTTTTGTCTGAACTCACTGATTGCTTAAGTAAGCCAGTGGAAAATTTCACTTTGGTAGAATTTGCATGTATTATACTAAATAATGTTAAATTACTGGAaggaaaatgagaataaatgctATTGTAATGATTCTTCAAACCAGCCTTGTGATTCATTTGATTATATGGCTGTCTAGTTCTGATGTACCATACATTTAGTGaggttttctctcttcctcacatTTCAAGAAATCAGAGATATGAGTCATTAAAATGAGCAGCAAAAAGCCgggcggggtggcacatgcctttaattccagcactgggaggcagaggtaggaggatcaccatgagtttgaggccactctgaggctatatagtgcattcaaggacagccttggccaaagtgagaccttacctcgggaaaaaataaaagtgggccacaacattaaaattattttatatttttatttacttatttatttgatagagagagagaatgggcttgtcagggcttcagccattgcaaacgaactccagacgcatgcacccccccttgtgcatctggataacgtgggtcctggggaatcaaacctgggtcattatccTGAAAGGAAATGCACAGATGAGAATTGACTTTGattttatataactttttttttattctctgtgCATTGCTTGGGAATGTATTGCAAcacttattaatttattgattttttttttttttttttttttgaggtaggttttgctctagctcagtgtagccttgagctcatagtgattctcctaccctgcttcccaagtgctgggattaaaggcatgtgccaccacaccctggcttTGCAACACTTAACAATAAATTAAACACCAATTTATGATGCTTACTCTAATTCAGAACATGTGAGTTGCCTCAAGATGATGGTGATTCAGGCTGTTAACTCTGCTTTGCACTTTAATGTGAAGTTTTAGTCCTTACCCTGAAGGCTGAAGGTAGTAGTAGTACAGTTTTACTTGGGGCAGTTTTATTTCTATACCTATCCCAGTTAGGTCGTCCTTGTACGCAGATGAGAAGGCGACAGGCAGGCTATCCTAACAAGTGGGACAGTGAACAAGAGAGAACCCTGACTCAAATGAGGTTGAAGGTGAGGACCAATACTTGAAAGCTCTCCTCTAATCCCATACAGGAGTGCTGGCACACaccaaattaactaattaaaaaaaaaatctttaagtttTAAAGATTTGTGGGTATTTACAAGTGGGTTTCTCTGCAGGGCTCCTGTGCTGGTTGCGCTTGCTTTGATTGAATGCGGAATGAAGTATGAAGATGCAGTTCAGTTTATAAGACAGTGAGTATGAAGTTTCATTTTCAGAAACACCAAAGAATCCATTTGTAACAGGGAATAATTTGTTGGTTTGGGCTTAAAAGAATAATTGTtttaaactaggcatggtggtgcacacctttaattccagcactcaggagggagagataggtggattgctgtgagttcaaggccaccctgagactccatagtgaattccaggtcagcctgggctagagtgagcccctcttcaaaaagcaacaaaataattgtttaaagatattaaaaaatatacagcAAGTGACAAAAATAAACTAGTTGTTAATTTTggagaattttataatttaagtATCAAATTTGGACCTTATATCATGATACAAATGTCCATAGTATCACGTTAGTCCATTTTAATAAATTTCAACATACCATCCAGTTGCTATTTTGTATGACCAGCAAGCAAAGAGAATGTATGGAGGAGCACTTTATTCGTGTTTATTCATGATCTGTTCTAGCATAAAGTCATGACGGGAGTAACCAGATGGTCTTGACATTGGTCTGCAGTAACAGGCTATGGTATTTGTTGTCTATATCTTTGGCAATTACTACTTTGCTCTTTACCTTTCAATCATCTTTtttagaacaagaaaaaaaaaaaaaaggaaaaaaggaagactgACAGGAGGGCATGAAATATATGATTAGCAGCTCTAGGATAATATTACATTGCATACCATCTGTGTTCGTCTTGAATTTGTTGCTtcatcttaatatttttttttttcctgtctgttCCTTACTCTCATATGAAGAATATACTAACCTAATTGGGAAGAGTATAATCAGATGTGCCTGGATAAACCATTCcaatctctgttttatttttattttattgtttggtttttcgaagtagggtctcattctatctagcccatgctgacccagaattcactctgtattttctggctctggcctcgaattcacagcgatcctcctacctctgtctgtcttccaagtgctggaattaacggTGTgggccactacgcccagctatgTTGTGTTAcactatttaattaattaattaattaatttttggttttttgaggtagggtctcactctaacccaggctgacctggaattaactatgtagtctcagggtggccttgatcctcctacctctgcctcctgagtgctgggatttaagatgtgcaccaccacgcccagccgttATGTTATTttagaagtagggtttcactccagcccaggctaacctagaattcactatgtagtcttagtgtggccttgaatttatggtcatcctcctacctctgcctcccaagtgctgggattaaaggtgtacatcaccatgcctggctccaatctctattttatgttattgttgttgttgttttgagatagggtctttagCTTCggatgacctggaatctactatctattctcagggtggcatcctcctacttctccctccttagtggtgggattaaaggggtgtgccaccacacctggcttccaatcTCTACTTTAAATAAACTGTGAATGATGACAGCAAAGAAGAGATTTTTCACTCTTAGAAGGGCTTAGAAAGTTCACGTTACTACTTTAAAAAGTGATGTGGTATGGGAAATACAGTTTTCAGCAAGGTAGAATTAGGCATTAGGCTGTGCATTTCAGTGAATCAgacagctttttttctttcttaacatgGTAAAGTTTGCCATTCTTGTGTTTTCAGAAAAAGAAGGGGAGCATTCAATTCCAAACAGCTGCTTTACTTGGAGAAATACCGACCTAAGATGCGATTACGCTTCAGAGATACCAATGGGCATTGCTGTGTTCAGTAGAACTATAAAGGAAGGCTTACTTGATTGTGGCATTTAGAGGGAACTCTTGGTACCTGGAAATGTGAATCTGAAATCTTACCTGTGTCATCAAAGTAGTGATGGATTCAGTACTCCTCAACTCCTAATGATTGGGGAAAAGCTAATGATAAATCCCtctaaaacatgaataaaatctttaagaaaaggagaaaagataaaGGGATTAATTAAGTGAAGGATGATTTTGCTCCTAGGTTTTGGAGTTATAATTTCTGCCAGGATTGAATTATTCCAGAATCTCCTGtcctttttaacttttcaaaataGGTCTCTAAGGAAAACCAGCAGAATATTAACCAGTGCAGAACCAGCTGGGGAGCACACTCTTCCATTATGCTTGGCACATAGATCTCTTTGGGGTGGGATTGGGGGAGGTCTACTGTCCctgtctcctctcctttctcctgctgtccccttccctccccaaTACACATAGGTGGAATAGAAGAAGCCCTTGTTGCTGTAGATGTGCGTGTGGTCTGGCAGCCTTAAGCCCACCTGGGCACTtctagaataaaacaaaaacaccaaaacaaaaacaaaaaaaacagtggcGCTTATATATTATATGATCCAGGTGGTTTTTAGTCTTTATTAATGATGGGTGTTCATGTTAGTTTCTTTTCCTCAAAGCCCTGGTCTAACATTAGGACATTAAGCAAAGAAGCCAGGGGCCTTTTGTTTGGGTAAATTAGTGAAGCAATGGCATTTGAAGAGGAGTCTGTCTTCTCATCTAACTTAGTTGAGAATAGATTTATTCTCTTTCCCAACCAGTGAAACTAAGTGGGCATCCCAGAAACTTGTTTTCTGAAGAGGATGTCTCCAGGACATCTTTAAAGATGTGACCAGCAGAGAATTAGCATGCTTTATACAAACTGTAGGATTGTCAGCTGTGGTACTGCTGTGATTTTCTGTCTAATGTTGtcctaaaaagtttaaaatgcttTGAGGACATATTTGTACTCTGGATTTTCAGTCAAAGGGGCAATATCAAATTCACAATATTTTGGTCTTGAGACTTGCCTGTTGTGGTTATTTTACAAACTGCTTCCTATATGTATAGTTCAGTTTAACCACTGATGACATTGTTACTACTGGGTTCTTTAGAGAGTAAAAAATTCCAAGAAGAAAAATCAAGGTTAGAACCAGTAATGTGTACTAAGTATGTACCCACAGGCTGTGATAGGGACTAGTAGCTTATTATGTGTGTAGTGGTAACACCTGCAAATTCTCTGCTGGTATCAGTGTGCTAATCTAGAGAAGCTGTTCTCTTATCTGTGGTGACTGCTGTGACCAGGCTGCACTGACAAAGCACACGGAGGGGCATAATCGGGAGCTCTTGAACTTTTTACCTTAATGTCACATACTTAATTGTCCTGAATCTAAGGCCCTGAATACAGGCCTCAAGTCATCATGTCCCACTTAAATTTGCTGTGCAGAGCCAtaagatttctattttattagCATTAGCTAGGCCAGTAGGAATGGACTGGGACATTGTCTCACACTGATGATACCTCAGATGTTGGCCGGCTATGTGAACTGCCTATTTCTTACTGTTGGAGTTGTTTTGATTTCTAACTAAATAC
The genomic region above belongs to Jaculus jaculus isolate mJacJac1 chromosome 5, mJacJac1.mat.Y.cur, whole genome shotgun sequence and contains:
- the Ptp4a2 gene encoding protein tyrosine phosphatase type IVA 2, with translation MNRPAPVEISYENMRFLITHNPTNATLNKFTEELKKYGVTTVVRVCDATYDKAPVEKEGIHVLDWPFDDGAPPPNQIVDDWLNLLKSKFREEPGCCVAVHCVAGLGRAPVLVALALIECGMKYEDAVQFIRQKRRGAFNSKQLLYLEKYRPKMRLRFRDTNGHCCVQ